In the genome of Syntrophorhabdales bacterium, the window TCCATGGCAAGAAAACAGACCACTGTCTACGTGATTGACGACGACCAATCGGTTCGCACCTCGATGGCCAGGCTCCTGCAGTCTGCGAACTTCAATGCAGCCACGTTTGGTTCCGTCAATGATTTCTTCAGTGAACCGAAGAGGGAGGACAACGCCTGCATCCTCGTCGACATCCGGATGCCGGGTTTAACAGGTTTCGATCTCCAGCAGAA includes:
- a CDS encoding response regulator, whose amino-acid sequence is MARKQTTVYVIDDDQSVRTSMARLLQSANFNAATFGSVNDFFSEPKREDNACILVDIRMPGLTGFDLQQ